The DNA segment GAGCTCTCGGCCGCCTTGAGCCGCACGACGAGCTGCGGCAGCGCCTCCTCTCCCGCCTCGCGGGCCCAGTACCGCACGAAGCTCGCCACCTCGGCGAACGCCACCTGCGCCTGCTCCGCCGACGGCAACATCGCGATGGACGGCCCGATCTTGTCGAGCTCCACGCCGAGCCCTTTGTCGAGCCCCACGCGCGCGACCACGTCGACCGGCGGGAAATCGTCGAGCGGCTCCGCATCGCGCCACCGCACCTCCTGCCGCTTCGCCACGCCCTCCTGCAACCAGAGCGGCGCCTTGTCGCGCGTGCCGCGCGTGAGCGCGAGGTGCGTGAGCTCGTGCGCCAGCGTGTCGAGCCACGCGTATCCGTTCACCGTCGCGCGCGGCGAGATCATCGTCACGCGGCCCCACTTCGCCACGGCCACCGTGCCCGTCGTCTGCGCCGCCTCCTCGGGCAAACCCGTCATCGCCGCGAGCGTGAACTGATCACGCACGAGGTCGATCCGCATCGGCAAGGGCAGCTCCACGCCGAGGTCCTTCGCGAGGTTGTCGCGCGCCCGGAGCGCCACGTCCACGATGAGCGGCACGAGCGCCCGATCCTCGTCGTCCTGCAGCCGCACGATGATGCGATCGTCGCGGATCGTCAGCGTCCCGGCCGTCGCGCGCGCGCATCCTCGCGACACGTCGCCGAGCTCCATCGCCTCCGGGCGGTTCGTCAGGTCCGGCCGCGAGAGCACCGTGACGGCCCCGTCGCAGTCGCCCTCGTAGAGCAGCAGGCGCGCCGTCTCCAGCGCGAGCGCCGTGTCCGACGTGTCCGCGCCGTCCAGGATCTTCCGCGCCGCCGCGACGTCGAGCTCCAGCGTCGCGTCGCGCGCTCGCCGCGCCCGATCCAGATCTCCGAGCAGCGGCACGTACGCCTCGCTCGTCTCCGTCGCGACGCCCATCGACGTCACGAGCGCGAGCGCACCCAGCAAGACCTTGCCCCTCTTGATCATGCTCATCGCAGGAGCCCCTCCGCGTAACGCTTCACGGCTTCCTTCAGCAGCGGATCACTCGACCCGCCGAGGCCCTCGAGCACGCGCTTGCGGAACGCGTCCGGGCCCTTGTGCCCGTCTTTGCCGGGGATGTCCGCCTTCTTCGCCATCGCGCGTCCGTCGCTCGACTCTTGCCGCTCCTGGCTCGACTCGTTCTCCTCGTTGCTCCGCTCGCCGCGCGCCATCTCCAGGAGGCGCTGCGCGTTCTGCTGGTGCTCGAGCCCCGCCTCGCCGTTGCCCTCGGAGAGCGCGCGCTCGGCGTCGCGCATGCTCTTCTCGGCGCGCTCCAGGAGGTCGAGCGTCTCCTCGGGCAAACTCCCGTCGCCCGACGCGCCCTTCTCCGCGAGCTTGCGCGCGCGCTCGGCCATCTGCGCCTCGCGTTTGCCGCTCTTCTCGAGGTCCCCCTTCGCGCGCTCGGCCGCCGATTTGCGCAGCTTCTCGAGCGCCTCCTCCGCCCACGCGAGCTCCTCGGACAGGCCCGGCCGTGCCCGCTCTGCCTCGCGCCCGGCGCTCTGCTCGCCGAGGTCCCACTCCGCGGCCCCTTGCCCGCGCTTCTTCGCGTCTTCGAGCGCGCGCATCGCCTCCTTGCCGCTCTGCACCGCGTCGCGCGGCCTGCCCTGTTCGAGCGCGTCGGCCATCGACTCGGCGAGGTCCCGCGCTTGTTTGCCCGCGGCCGACGCCGACCCCGGCTCCCCTGCGCGGCGCGGCAGATCCTTGATCGCCTCGCGGATCGCCTCGGCGTGTTTTTTCGCCTCGTCCTTCAGCTCGTCGAGCTCGTCCTGCGAGAACGCTCGTTCGAGCGCCCGCTCCACGTCTTCGAGCTCGTTCGAGTGCTCGCGGATCAGCTCCTCGAGCGCCTGCTCGCCTGCCTCTGCGGCGTCGTCGGCGCTCGACGGATCTCCGTCCCCCGTCCCGCTCCCTCCGGCGCCGGACTCCGTCCCGCTCCCCTTGCCGCCACCACCTGCGAACGACGGATCGGGGTTGCGCAGGCGCGCCGCGAGGTCGCGCGCGGCGAGCTCGGCGTGGAACAGATCGTTCGCCTTGCGGGCCCGATCGATCCGCCGCAGCCCGTTCGCCACGATCTCCCCGAGATCCAGGCCCAGCCGACCGAGCCTGAGGAGCTGCTTTCCGCCTCCGTCGAGCACGCTCACCGCCGCGTCGAGCCGCGTGACGCCGCTCGCCGTGTCGCTCCCGCGTTGCCCTGCCGCGACGGCCGTCGCCTCCGCGGCCTCGTCTGCCACCGCCGAGAGCCGCTTCGCCACGCGGCGCGTGTCCGACGTCCCGAGCGAGCGCGCCGCCGCGTCGATCGCGAGCAGCACCTCCTCGCTCTCCTCGACGAGCCTCTGGTGCGTCGCGGCCGACGGTTGCTTCGACTCCTCGTCGAGCGCGACCGCGAGCCTGCGGAGCTGCCCGCGGGCGAGCGCGAGCGCGCGGCGCGGGAAGCGCAGACCGCCGTACGTCCCGGCGAGCGCCTCGGCGACCACCTCCATCGCCTTCTCCTGCGCCTCGCGCTCCTTCTTCAGGTGATCGGCGCTGCCCTTGCCGCGCGGCGCCTCCTCCACGAGCCGCATCGCCACGAGGTCCGTCAGCGCGTCACGCGCGCGCACGAGCGCCTCGTACCGGAGCGCCTCCGGCTCGCCCACCTGCGGCGGGATCACCACGATCGCCGCGCTCTTGCCCCACTTCGGCCCCGCGATCGGATCGTTGTCGCGCGCCTCCACCGTGATCTCCACGGGCAAGAAGTTGCGCTTGAAGAACGCGTCGCCGCCGAAGACGATCCGGTGTGAACCTCGATCCGACGTCGGATCCCCCTGCGGCCGCGAGAGCACGCGCCGCGCCTCTCGACCTCCCGAGCGGTAGACCAGGTCCACCTCGCGCAGGCCGTGATCGTCGGTCACCTCGTACGACACCACGATCTCCGGCTCGTCGAGCATGCGCACCGTGCGCGGCGCGTCCTCGACGAGGACCTTCGGCGCGAGGTCCGGGATCGACGTGACGACCTGCTCGTCGGCCTGCGGGATCCGCACCTCGCCGAAGCGCGCCGCGACCCGGAGCGTCGCCGTATCGCCGAGCTCCCACCGCGCGACCACGCCGCCCACGCCGTCGAGCGCGAACGGCACCTCGACCTTGCCGTCCGTCAGCACCAGCGTGCGGCTCGCGAACGTCGGCCGACCGTGCACGGTGATCGTCGTCCCGCGCGGCAGCGCCGTCTCCTCGAAGGCATCGAGCACCCGGCCGTGCTGCTGCAGATACTCGGGCGGCTTCGCGACGATGTTCACGTCCTCGAGGTACGAGAGCGAAAGCGGCGCCTCGCCGTTTCGCGCGACGAGCACGTCGAGCCCCTCGACCACACGTTGCTCGATCGCCGCGCCCACCACCGCCACGAGCGCGAACACGAGGCCCGCGGCGGACCACCTCCGCGCCGCGATCGACGCGCGCTCCGCGATCCGCTCGATCGACGCGCGGCTCAGCAGGCGGGTGAGGTGCAGGCGGGCGAGCGACGCCGATCCGCGCGTCTCGCCCTTGGCCGTCTGCTCCACGAGCCCGAGGCCTCGCACCGTCGCCGCGGCGAGCTCCGGGTCCGTCGGGCCGATCGTGTCCATCACCGTGCGCCGTAGATCCTGCCTCCGTCGGTGCAGCACGATCGCGCGCGCCACCAGCAGCACGCAGAACGCGGCGAGCAGCGCGGCCACCGTCGCGCGGACGGCCGGCGTGCCTCGGCGCGCGAGGTGCGCGAGGCTGATCACCAGGGCGGCGGCGAGCGCGACGAGCGCGCGGCGCGCGGAGGGACGGATCTCGGCTTCCCAGGTGGAACGGAGCTGGGCGAGCAAGGCAACCGGGACGTCGTGCTCCACGGCCGAGAACGTAGCAGAAGGGAGGCGCGTGGCTCCTCCCGTCCGTTGCCGCCCTCGTGCGCCTCCCGTACGATGCCCGGCATCCGGGAGATCCCGCTTGGCAAACATCGGCTACATCCAGGTCGTCCGGCATTGCAACCATTTTTGTGGGTTCTGCTCGAACCCGACGACGCCCTACGTGCACACCTTCGACACGATGAAGGTGCTCGTCGACGACCTGGTAAAACGCGGGTATTTCGGGGTCATCCTCACGGGGGGTGAGCCCACGCTGCACCCGGAGCTGCCGAAGATCGCGGCGTATGCCTCGTCGCAGGGCCTCCACGTGCGAATGATCACGAACGGCTCGCGGCTCTCGGATCCCGCCTTCGCGCGGGAGGTGGCGGAGGCGGGCGTCCGGCTCGTGCACGTGTCGGTGTATTCGGTGCGGCCCGAGGTGGAGGCCATTTTGCGCGGCGCGGAGGGCACGCTGGAGAAGGCGTTCGCCGCCGTGAAGAATGCGCACGACCATGGCATCGAGGTGAACATCAACTGCGTGATCAACAAGCTGAACGCCGATCACCTCGACGAGAACATCGACCACTGGATCGAGCGTCACCCCTACGTGCGCCATTTCGTGTGGAACAACCTCGACCCCTCGATGGGCCGGGCCGAGGTGAACCAGGCGCAGTTCACCCCGCGGCTCGCCGAATTCGAGGTCTCGCTCCAGCGCGCGTTGCGCAAGCTCCACGCGTCCGGACGCACGTTCCGCGTGGAGAAGGTCCCGCTCTGCTACATGACCGAGTTCGCCTGGGCGAGCACCGAGACCCGCAAGATCGTGAAGGGCGAGGAGCGCATCGTGCATTTCCTCGACAACAAGCAGACCGTTCGCCAGACCGACTGGGAGCACATCTACGCCCCCGCCTGCGCCCATTGCACGCTCCGCCCGATCTGCGGCGGCCTCTTCGACCGCGGCGCCGCCTACGACCCGGAGGAGCTCTCTCCCGTGTTCGTCTCCATGGACGCCGTCGTCGAGACCATCATCACCGACCCGAGCGACCCGAGTTATCCGCTGCGCACGCTGCCCGCGTGGAAAAAGGATTTTGACAGGAGGCTCGCCGAGGCCCGCGACCATTCCTTCGAAAAACCCCACGCGTCCGCCGAGGAAATGCGCCCGCCCGACGCGCCGCCCGTCGGCATGGTGACCGAAAAAGGCCTCCGGCTCTTCGAGGCGAAACGAAAGAGCGAGGCGAAGAAGGCCGAGTCGCTCGGCGTATCGATGGAGCGCGTCGACGCCGCCGTGCCCGAGGACGGCGCGAACGGGATCTAGGATGGACGAGCGCTGGGCGGGTCCTTATCGGCTCGAATCGGTGATCGCCCGCGGCGGATTCGGGGTCGTCGCCCGCGCCACGCACGCGCCCACCGGCCGCGCCGCCGCGGTGAAGGTCATGCACGCCGAGCTCTTCGCCGATCCCACGGCGATCCCGCGATTCGAACGCGAAGCGGCCATCGTCTGCGACCTCCCCCACCCGAATGTCGTCCGCGTGCACGAGATCGGCCACCTCTCCGACGGGCGCCCTTATTTCGCCATGGAGCTGCTCGACGGCGAGAGCCTCGACGCGCGCCTCGCCGCCGCCGGCCGGCTCCCGCTCCCGGAGACCCTCGACATCCTCGAGCCCCTCGCGGACGCCCTCGCCGCCGCGCACGCGCGCGGCATCGTCCACCGCGACATCAAACCCTCGAACGTCTTCCTCGCCAAGAACCGCGCCGAGGGCCGGGTCGTCTTGCTCGATTTCGGCGTCGCCAAGCTCCTCGACAGCGCCGGCCCCTCGCTCACCGCTTCCCGCGCGACGCTCGGCACGCTCCCGTTCATGGCGCCGGAGCAGGTCCTCGGAAAACCCCTCGACATCCGGGCGGACGTCTATGCCCTCGGCGCGCTCGCATTCGCCATGCTCACGGGAAAACCGCCCTTCGGCGCCCAGGCCACCGCCGTCGTCCGCCAGATTCACCTCCACGCGCGGCCGCCCCGGCCGAGCGAACGCGCGCCCCTCGATCCCGCGCTCGACGAGCCCCTGCTCCGCGCCCTCTGCCGCGATCCCGCGGGCAGGCAGGCCTCCGCGCCGGAGCTCGTCCGAGCACTCCGCGCCGCGGGTGAAACCACGAAACGACCTCGAACTCCGGGCCCCGCGGCCTCCTCCGCCCGCCCCTCCATGGCCGTCTCCGCCCTGCTCCGCGCCGAAGCCACCGCGCTCGCGGACGGGGACGAGGCGCTGCTCTCGGCCCTCGAAATGAGCTTGCCCCTCGTCTCCGCCGAGCTCGCCGCCGCGGGCCTCGTGCTCGTCGAGGAGACCACGACGAACCTGCTCGCCGTCTCGCCCACGCCGCCCGACCCGCCCTTCGCCCGGCGCGTGCTCGAAGCGTGTGTCCGGGCCTATCGTCGTGTCCTCGCCGGACCCTTGTCCGGACAACCTGCCGCGCTCGGCATCGCCCTGCACGTCGGCGCGCTCCACGCGAGCGAGGCCGGCACGATCCTCCCCGGCGGCCTGCTCGACGTCGCCGCGTGGTCGCCGGGCCCGCTCTCGGGCGTCGTCGCCACGCGAGAGGCGCTCCTCGGCCAGGACCTCCCCCGCTCGCCTTGCCCGAGCGACGGGAGGTTTTTCTTTCTGGAACGATGACGGCGCGGCCTCACTCCTCCGCGGCCGATATCCCGTGCCTCCGCAAGAGCTCGCGCAGGTGATTTCGATCCATGTGCGCCGATCGCGCCGCGCGGGACAGATTCCCCCCGCTCTGACGCACCAGGGCCTCGATGTACCCGCGCTCCCACCGCGCCACGGCCCGCTCCTTCGCCGCCCGGAACGAGCCGAGGGCGAGGTCGTCCTCGTAATCGAGCCCGGCCGGCGGCGCCGGCGATCCCGGCGGCGCGCCGAGCGTCGCCTCGAACCAGAGCGCCTCGTCCTCCATCAGGATCGCCCGCTCCACCGCCGCGCGTAGCTCCCGCACGTTCCCCGGCCAGTCCTGCTTCGTGAACGCCGCCACGAGCTCCGCCGGCGGCAGCGACTCCGCGCCCCGCGCGAATTGCTCGTAAAAATGCGCGACGAGCGGCGGGATGTCCTCGCGCCGCTCGCGCAGCGGCGGCAATCGAATGCGCACGATGTTCAGCCGATAGTAGAGGTCCGAGCGGAACGTCCCGCGGTTCACCTCCTGCCGGAGGTCCCGGTTCGTCGCGGCGATCACCCGCACGTCGAGCTTGACCGGGTCGAGGCTCCCGATCCTCCGGACGATCCGCTCCTCCAGCGCCCGGAGCAATTTCGGCTGCATGTCGATCGGCAGCTCGCCGAGCTCGTCCAGGAAAACCGTCCCGCCCGCGGCCGACTCGAAGGCGCCGGCGCGTGATTGCAGGGCCGAGGTGAACGCGCCGCGCATGTACCCGAAGAGCTCCGCCTCGATGAGCGTCGGCGGGATCGCGCTGCAATCGATCACCACGAACGGCCCCTCGGCGCGCGGGCTCTTCTGGTGGATCACCTCGGCGAGGAGCCCCTTGCCCGTGCCCGTCTCTCCCTCGAGGAGCACCGTCGATTCCGAGGCGGCGATCCGCGGCAGCGCCGCGAAGAGCCGGCGCATCGAGAGGCTCTGGCCGAGGATCCGACCATAACGCTCCTCGTCGGCGAGCGGCTCGACGATCTCGTCCGGCAAGAGATCGAAGCGCAGCGTGGATTCGCCGACGCCGAGCGCCGCGCCCGGTCCGAGGTAGGCCCCTTCCACGCGGAAGCCGGCGAGCCGCGTGCCGTTGCGGCTGCCGAGGTCGCGCACGAGAAAACCGCGGTCCGTCACGGTGATCACGCAATGGTGACGTGATACCGCGCGGTCGGTCAGGACGAGGTGATTGCCGGCCGCCGTGCCCACGGAGAGCTCGGCGCCGTCGGAGACGCGCATCGCGCCTTGATCGGGCCCCGCCGTGACCTGGAGGCGAAAACGACCGATGGCGCACTCGCGTGGACGAGCGACGAGGGCCACCGTGTCCTTCGCGTGCGGATCCTTGCTCATGGTGCAGCACGGTATCACGGAGCGACGACCCCGAGGACGACGGGCGCGCCGAAGCTTGCTCTTCCCCTGGCGGGGCGTACCATGCGACCGGATGATGGGTCGGCAGATCCTCACCGACTACGAGATCGTCCGCGTGCTGGGTCAAGGCGGCATGGGGACGGTCTACGAGGCGAGGAGCACGAAGACGGGCCGGCCCGTGGCGATCAAGTGGCTGCACGTGCGCCCGTTCGCCTCCGACGACCCGGATCTGCTGCGCTTCGAGCAGGAGGCGCGGATCGCCGGCTCGCTCGACTCGCCACACGTCGCCGGCGCCATCGCCGTCGATCGGGATCCCGAGACCGGCGTGCCCTTCCAGGTGATGGAGCTGCTCGACGGCGAGGACGTTCGATCGCTGATCGCGCGCGCGGGCCCGCTCCGCCCCGAGATTGCGCTGCGAATCGTCGGGCAGGCCTGCGAGGGGCTCGCGGCGGCGCACGCCGTGAGCGTCATCCACCGCGACATCAAGCCAGAGAACCTCTTCCTCGCGCGGGGCGGGGACGGCGAGGTCACCGTGAAGCTCCTCGATTTCGGGGTCGCCAAGATTCGCCGCACGCCCGAGGCCGCGGGCGAGGGCGGCGCGCTCACGGCGCCGGCCGTATCGATGACGCAGAGCGGGCAGGTCATCGGCACGCCGCTCTACATGGCGCCCGAGCAGATCGAGAATGCGAAGCAGGTCGACGCCCGCTGCGACGTGTATTCGATGGGCGTGACGCTCTACGCGATGCTGGCGGGAGCGCCGCCGCACGCGCACGTGAAATCGCTGGTGGAGCTCCTGTATGCGATCACGACGCAGCCCCCGCCGCCGCTCGCTGAGGTCGCGCCCTGGGTGCGGGCCGAGGTCGTGCGTTTCGTGGAGAGGGCGATGGCGCAGGCCCGCGAGGACCGTTTTCCCAGCGTCGAGGCGATGCGCGAGGCGCTGCGCCCGCTCCTGCCGGAGGGAGTCTCCTTGCGGCAGGAGGCGCTCGTCGGCGTGACCGATGAGGAGCGGAAGGTTGTCGCGACGCACGCGCCGGAGCCGGGGCAGGCGGGGGCGGAGCGGTCCGCGGAGACGGTGAAGACCGCGCGGGCGAGGGCCGCGGAGCGGGCGAGGTGGATGGCCGCCGCCGCGATCGTGCTCGTGGTCCTCTCGATCGTGGCGGTGATTTTCCTGCTCAATCGGTGAGATAGCTCAATAACACGCCGTGGGGTCCTCGAGCTGCACGCGGACGGTCTCGGGGTTGTAGACGAAGCCGCCGGGGACCGGGCACGACCAGTAGGCGCCGTTCTTGATACACGTGGAGGAGCACGACCCGATGTAGATGAGGCCGCAGGCGCTCGGCACGTCGTCGCAGATCCGGTGATCGAGCCACGGCGTGGGGCCGATCGGGCATTGCCCGTTGAGGTCGTCCTCGCTGCAGATGTAGGCATGGAAGGCCGGCATGCTCTCCGTCGGCGGAATGGTCGAGTTGAACAGGTTGCCGAACACGCTCGACTCCTCGAACGGATAGAGCGGATCGTACGT comes from the Polyangium spumosum genome and includes:
- a CDS encoding radical SAM protein; this translates as MANIGYIQVVRHCNHFCGFCSNPTTPYVHTFDTMKVLVDDLVKRGYFGVILTGGEPTLHPELPKIAAYASSQGLHVRMITNGSRLSDPAFAREVAEAGVRLVHVSVYSVRPEVEAILRGAEGTLEKAFAAVKNAHDHGIEVNINCVINKLNADHLDENIDHWIERHPYVRHFVWNNLDPSMGRAEVNQAQFTPRLAEFEVSLQRALRKLHASGRTFRVEKVPLCYMTEFAWASTETRKIVKGEERIVHFLDNKQTVRQTDWEHIYAPACAHCTLRPICGGLFDRGAAYDPEELSPVFVSMDAVVETIITDPSDPSYPLRTLPAWKKDFDRRLAEARDHSFEKPHASAEEMRPPDAPPVGMVTEKGLRLFEAKRKSEAKKAESLGVSMERVDAAVPEDGANGI
- a CDS encoding serine/threonine-protein kinase; translation: MMGRQILTDYEIVRVLGQGGMGTVYEARSTKTGRPVAIKWLHVRPFASDDPDLLRFEQEARIAGSLDSPHVAGAIAVDRDPETGVPFQVMELLDGEDVRSLIARAGPLRPEIALRIVGQACEGLAAAHAVSVIHRDIKPENLFLARGGDGEVTVKLLDFGVAKIRRTPEAAGEGGALTAPAVSMTQSGQVIGTPLYMAPEQIENAKQVDARCDVYSMGVTLYAMLAGAPPHAHVKSLVELLYAITTQPPPPLAEVAPWVRAEVVRFVERAMAQAREDRFPSVEAMREALRPLLPEGVSLRQEALVGVTDEERKVVATHAPEPGQAGAERSAETVKTARARAAERARWMAAAAIVLVVLSIVAVIFLLNR
- a CDS encoding DUF4175 domain-containing protein; translated protein: MEHDVPVALLAQLRSTWEAEIRPSARRALVALAAALVISLAHLARRGTPAVRATVAALLAAFCVLLVARAIVLHRRRQDLRRTVMDTIGPTDPELAAATVRGLGLVEQTAKGETRGSASLARLHLTRLLSRASIERIAERASIAARRWSAAGLVFALVAVVGAAIEQRVVEGLDVLVARNGEAPLSLSYLEDVNIVAKPPEYLQQHGRVLDAFEETALPRGTTITVHGRPTFASRTLVLTDGKVEVPFALDGVGGVVARWELGDTATLRVAARFGEVRIPQADEQVVTSIPDLAPKVLVEDAPRTVRMLDEPEIVVSYEVTDDHGLREVDLVYRSGGREARRVLSRPQGDPTSDRGSHRIVFGGDAFFKRNFLPVEITVEARDNDPIAGPKWGKSAAIVVIPPQVGEPEALRYEALVRARDALTDLVAMRLVEEAPRGKGSADHLKKEREAQEKAMEVVAEALAGTYGGLRFPRRALALARGQLRRLAVALDEESKQPSAATHQRLVEESEEVLLAIDAAARSLGTSDTRRVAKRLSAVADEAAEATAVAAGQRGSDTASGVTRLDAAVSVLDGGGKQLLRLGRLGLDLGEIVANGLRRIDRARKANDLFHAELAARDLAARLRNPDPSFAGGGGKGSGTESGAGGSGTGDGDPSSADDAAEAGEQALEELIREHSNELEDVERALERAFSQDELDELKDEAKKHAEAIREAIKDLPRRAGEPGSASAAGKQARDLAESMADALEQGRPRDAVQSGKEAMRALEDAKKRGQGAAEWDLGEQSAGREAERARPGLSEELAWAEEALEKLRKSAAERAKGDLEKSGKREAQMAERARKLAEKGASGDGSLPEETLDLLERAEKSMRDAERALSEGNGEAGLEHQQNAQRLLEMARGERSNEENESSQERQESSDGRAMAKKADIPGKDGHKGPDAFRKRVLEGLGGSSDPLLKEAVKRYAEGLLR
- a CDS encoding sigma 54-interacting transcriptional regulator, with the translated sequence MSKDPHAKDTVALVARPRECAIGRFRLQVTAGPDQGAMRVSDGAELSVGTAAGNHLVLTDRAVSRHHCVITVTDRGFLVRDLGSRNGTRLAGFRVEGAYLGPGAALGVGESTLRFDLLPDEIVEPLADEERYGRILGQSLSMRRLFAALPRIAASESTVLLEGETGTGKGLLAEVIHQKSPRAEGPFVVIDCSAIPPTLIEAELFGYMRGAFTSALQSRAGAFESAAGGTVFLDELGELPIDMQPKLLRALEERIVRRIGSLDPVKLDVRVIAATNRDLRQEVNRGTFRSDLYYRLNIVRIRLPPLRERREDIPPLVAHFYEQFARGAESLPPAELVAAFTKQDWPGNVRELRAAVERAILMEDEALWFEATLGAPPGSPAPPAGLDYEDDLALGSFRAAKERAVARWERGYIEALVRQSGGNLSRAARSAHMDRNHLRELLRRHGISAAEE
- a CDS encoding serine/threonine-protein kinase; the encoded protein is MDERWAGPYRLESVIARGGFGVVARATHAPTGRAAAVKVMHAELFADPTAIPRFEREAAIVCDLPHPNVVRVHEIGHLSDGRPYFAMELLDGESLDARLAAAGRLPLPETLDILEPLADALAAAHARGIVHRDIKPSNVFLAKNRAEGRVVLLDFGVAKLLDSAGPSLTASRATLGTLPFMAPEQVLGKPLDIRADVYALGALAFAMLTGKPPFGAQATAVVRQIHLHARPPRPSERAPLDPALDEPLLRALCRDPAGRQASAPELVRALRAAGETTKRPRTPGPAASSARPSMAVSALLRAEATALADGDEALLSALEMSLPLVSAELAAAGLVLVEETTTNLLAVSPTPPDPPFARRVLEACVRAYRRVLAGPLSGQPAALGIALHVGALHASEAGTILPGGLLDVAAWSPGPLSGVVATREALLGQDLPRSPCPSDGRFFFLER